In Streptomyces sp. NBC_00448, the following are encoded in one genomic region:
- a CDS encoding glycoside hydrolase family 27 protein, whose translation MRLTNRHLIPALALILAGTGTLLAAPASGATDAAAAHPPAVRTAAVPPMGWSSWSFIRSKPTAQNIEAQGLAMHTSGLQAHGYHYVNIDAGWSDHLDAYGRWAWNTTSFPDGIPAVASYLHRLGLKFGIYLTPGIPKAAVAANLPIEGTPYHLADIADTTQPGNTHDDSWRIDFSKPGAQEYVQGYANLLASWGVDYIKMDFVGPGGGLVPGDQRPDMAAWHQAIQHTGRSIDLELSNSLSIADADFWKANSNGWRIDGDIECYHCTTVGLTDWPHVLKRFTDEPAWVPYGSRGGWNDLDSLELGNGADDGLTPDERQTTMTLWAISAAPLLLGTDLTKLDPDDLKALTNDEVLAVDRAGHPARPVSQATPQQVWFSRNGDGSYTVALFNLADSPAQVTADWSDLGAHGRRGRVRDLWTHQNLGVEQGGVSATLPAHGSRLLKVFVH comes from the coding sequence ATGCGTCTGACGAATCGTCACCTGATCCCCGCGCTGGCCCTGATCCTGGCGGGCACCGGAACGCTGCTCGCCGCCCCGGCGAGCGGCGCGACGGATGCCGCCGCCGCCCACCCGCCGGCCGTCCGCACCGCCGCCGTCCCGCCGATGGGCTGGAGCAGTTGGAGCTTCATCCGCAGCAAGCCCACCGCGCAGAACATCGAGGCGCAGGGCCTGGCCATGCACACCAGCGGCCTGCAGGCGCACGGTTATCACTACGTCAACATCGACGCCGGCTGGTCGGACCACCTCGACGCCTACGGCCGCTGGGCCTGGAACACCACGAGTTTCCCCGACGGCATCCCCGCCGTCGCCTCGTACCTGCACCGCCTCGGCCTGAAGTTCGGCATCTACCTCACGCCCGGCATCCCCAAGGCGGCCGTCGCCGCGAACCTGCCGATCGAGGGCACGCCGTACCACCTCGCCGACATCGCGGACACCACGCAGCCCGGCAACACCCACGACGACTCCTGGCGGATCGACTTCAGCAAGCCGGGCGCGCAGGAGTACGTCCAGGGCTACGCGAACCTCCTCGCGTCCTGGGGCGTGGACTACATCAAGATGGACTTCGTCGGCCCGGGCGGCGGCCTCGTCCCCGGCGACCAGCGGCCTGACATGGCGGCCTGGCACCAGGCGATCCAGCACACCGGCCGCTCGATCGATCTGGAGCTGTCCAACTCGCTCAGCATCGCCGACGCCGACTTCTGGAAGGCCAACAGCAACGGTTGGCGGATCGACGGCGACATCGAGTGCTACCACTGCACGACGGTCGGGCTGACCGACTGGCCGCACGTGCTCAAGCGGTTCACCGACGAACCCGCGTGGGTGCCCTACGGCAGCCGCGGGGGCTGGAACGACCTGGACTCCCTGGAGCTCGGCAACGGCGCCGACGACGGCCTCACGCCCGACGAGCGCCAGACCACGATGACCCTGTGGGCGATCTCCGCCGCGCCGCTGCTGCTCGGCACGGACCTCACCAAGCTCGACCCGGACGACCTCAAGGCGCTGACCAACGACGAGGTGCTCGCGGTGGACCGGGCCGGGCACCCTGCCCGGCCGGTGTCGCAGGCGACGCCGCAGCAGGTGTGGTTCAGCAGGAACGGCGACGGCAGCTACACGGTGGCGCTGTTCAACCTCGCCGACAGCCCCGCGCAGGTCACCGCCGACTGGAGCGACCTGGGAGCCCACGGCCGGCGCGGCCGGGTCCGCGATCTGTGGACGCACCAGAATCTGGGCGTCGAGCAGGGCGGCGTCTCAGCGACCCTGCCCGCCCACGGGTCGCGCCTGCTGAAGGTGTTCGTCCACTGA
- a CDS encoding glycosyl hydrolase family 95 catalytic domain-containing protein, with amino-acid sequence MQDKGGVSRRRVLGGALAGAAVGAGVSAGVSGTAAAAEPATATGPADAPGPAAAAGLSVDAHGDRPWTEILADSDLVWQKMPATWEEGPFLGNGFLGSGIYAEPGANAIRFNVQHSEVQDHRPEFGSVFGLARLPIGYFTLEPVGTVTAVDWRLDLWNSELSGTVTTTAGTLRLRAIVHNSRSVLAVEVTPSTGERDLVWTFHPADAISPRAAFKPLPDGYTGNPPAVVGDHGTERAAVQSLLSGGQHVTAWREVRRGQARTLYAAVAHSFPGTSATQAALRSVRETAPLPMSALTADHRAWWHAYYRKSFLSVPDARLQSFYWIQLYKVASAARRDAPVMATTGPWLEPTPWPASWWNLNVQLEYWLIHGSNHLELDGLTRSLSEFRENVKAQTAPAYRSDSLVIARSNDITLSHGLDSGPGGTGGGIPGQDPPTPEIGNLTWALHNVWLSYRHTMDESILSDVVFPLLRKSVNYYLHFLEPGSDGRLHLPKTFSPEYGVDTPDTNFDLALIRWGCTTLLESAQTLGIDDPLAPRWREVLLRLVPPPVDADGFMIGAGQPFAMSHRHYSHMLSVYPLYLVNWEQPENRDLIRTSVDHWISFTGALQGYSYTGAASFSAQMLDGDAAAGYLSDLLRLYVQPNTLYKESGPVIETPLSAAQSLHDMLCQSWGGVIRLFPAVPSTWKDVALHDFRTQGAFLLSASRQGGTTRWARLRSEAGAPCVLRTDIAGPLEVSDGAGRALPYTDLGGGTLRIELARGQEAWVNPRGTRPSTGLAPVPANAPAPRWGLPA; translated from the coding sequence ATGCAGGACAAGGGCGGGGTGTCCCGCCGCAGGGTGCTGGGCGGTGCGCTGGCGGGTGCCGCGGTGGGCGCCGGGGTCAGCGCCGGGGTGAGCGGAACCGCGGCAGCGGCGGAACCGGCGACCGCGACCGGGCCTGCGGACGCGCCCGGTCCGGCCGCCGCCGCGGGACTGTCCGTCGACGCGCACGGCGACCGGCCCTGGACCGAGATCCTCGCCGACTCCGACCTGGTCTGGCAGAAGATGCCCGCCACCTGGGAGGAGGGACCGTTCCTCGGCAACGGCTTCCTGGGCTCCGGCATCTACGCGGAACCGGGCGCGAACGCGATCCGCTTCAACGTCCAGCACAGCGAAGTGCAGGACCACCGGCCCGAGTTCGGCTCCGTCTTCGGCCTGGCCCGGCTGCCCATCGGGTACTTCACGCTGGAGCCGGTCGGCACCGTCACCGCCGTCGACTGGCGGCTCGACCTGTGGAACAGCGAGCTGTCCGGCACGGTCACCACCACCGCGGGCACGCTGCGGCTGCGGGCGATCGTCCACAACTCCCGTTCGGTACTGGCCGTCGAGGTGACACCGTCCACGGGGGAGCGCGACCTCGTCTGGACGTTCCACCCCGCCGACGCCATCAGCCCGCGGGCCGCCTTCAAACCGCTGCCCGACGGCTACACCGGCAACCCGCCCGCCGTCGTGGGCGACCACGGCACGGAGCGGGCCGCGGTGCAGTCCCTGCTCTCCGGCGGCCAGCACGTCACCGCGTGGCGGGAGGTCCGACGCGGCCAGGCCCGCACCCTGTACGCGGCCGTCGCGCACTCCTTCCCCGGTACGAGCGCCACCCAGGCGGCGCTGCGCAGCGTGCGCGAGACGGCGCCGCTGCCGATGTCCGCGCTCACCGCGGATCACCGGGCGTGGTGGCACGCCTACTACCGCAAGAGCTTCCTGTCCGTCCCGGACGCGCGGTTGCAGAGCTTCTACTGGATACAGCTGTACAAGGTCGCCTCGGCCGCGCGCCGCGACGCCCCGGTGATGGCGACCACCGGCCCCTGGCTGGAGCCGACGCCGTGGCCCGCGTCCTGGTGGAACCTCAACGTGCAGCTGGAGTACTGGCTCATCCACGGCTCCAACCACCTCGAACTGGACGGGCTGACCCGCTCGTTGAGCGAGTTCCGGGAGAACGTCAAGGCGCAGACCGCGCCCGCCTACCGCTCCGACTCCCTGGTCATCGCCCGCTCCAACGACATCACCCTCAGCCACGGCCTGGACAGCGGCCCCGGCGGCACCGGTGGCGGCATCCCGGGGCAGGACCCGCCCACACCCGAGATCGGCAACCTCACCTGGGCGCTGCACAACGTGTGGCTCTCCTACCGTCACACGATGGACGAGTCGATCCTCAGCGACGTCGTCTTCCCGCTGCTGCGCAAGTCGGTCAACTACTACCTGCACTTCCTGGAGCCCGGCAGCGACGGCCGGCTGCACCTGCCGAAGACCTTCTCGCCGGAGTACGGCGTGGACACCCCCGACACCAACTTCGACCTGGCACTGATCCGTTGGGGCTGCACCACGCTGCTGGAGTCCGCGCAGACCCTCGGCATCGACGACCCGCTGGCGCCGCGCTGGCGCGAGGTGCTGCTGCGGCTCGTGCCGCCGCCCGTCGACGCCGACGGCTTCATGATCGGCGCCGGGCAGCCGTTCGCGATGTCGCACCGGCACTACTCGCACATGCTGTCGGTCTACCCGCTGTACCTCGTCAACTGGGAGCAGCCGGAGAACCGGGACCTGATCAGGACCTCGGTCGACCACTGGATCAGCTTCACCGGCGCGCTCCAGGGCTACAGCTACACCGGCGCGGCCTCCTTCTCCGCCCAGATGCTCGACGGCGACGCGGCGGCCGGGTACCTCTCCGACCTGCTGCGGCTCTACGTCCAGCCCAACACCCTCTACAAGGAGTCGGGGCCGGTCATCGAGACGCCGCTGTCGGCCGCGCAGTCCCTGCACGACATGCTCTGCCAGAGCTGGGGCGGCGTCATCCGGCTCTTCCCGGCGGTCCCTTCGACCTGGAAGGACGTCGCGCTGCACGACTTCCGCACCCAGGGCGCCTTCCTGCTCAGCGCCTCCCGCCAGGGCGGCACCACCCGCTGGGCCCGGCTGCGCAGCGAGGCGGGGGCGCCCTGCGTGCTGCGCACCGACATCGCCGGCCCGCTGGAGGTGAGCGACGGCGCCGGCCGCGCGCTGCCGTACACCGACCTCGGCGGCGGCACCCTGCGGATCGAGCTGGCCCGCGGCCAGGAGGCGTGGGTCAACCCGCGCGGCACCCGCCCCTCGACCGGCCTCGCCCCGGTCCCCGCCAACGCCCCCGCCCCGCGCTGGGGCCTGCCGGCGTGA
- a CDS encoding fibronectin type III domain-containing protein, translating to MTVLRRRLWPILAATAVAIGGIAATGPAADAAPPSQDVYVAPYGNDHAAGDARHPVRTLARAQDLVRQRDHHLAADLTVHLVDGTYRLDHPLTLDSRDSGSGGHQVVWQGSGKAVISGGKQVTGWHQVTGHSGLWAAPAPRGLSDTRQLYVDGVRATRAAGQVPVTLTKTATGYTAASDTLAKWPDIAGAEFVYTSGETLWNMVRDGLGQWTQPRCDVASASGTTVTMVQPCWDNSNKRVEFPDIPGRTVSMVGPGALTNGAHVTYMENARELLDTPGEWYLDRAAHTVYYMPRKGEDLPRADVEAPALEKLVDGRGTAAAPLHDVAFRGLQFSYATWLTPSSPEGFSEIQAGYTISGPTGYATEGLCGFQAGGQCPFGAWTKEPGNVAIDHGRDLDFSDDAFVHLGAAGLELGDGTQHTTVRGSVFTDISGNGVEVGGVDQALPTDDADVTRDVQLTDNHLYALPREFTGGVPIVNGYTQHDLISHNQIDHVGYSGISMGWGGWPDKIGSPATPNDSHDNTVSDNLITDYMQGLDDGGGIYTQGLTGSSMATGEKVTGNVIHTQFGLGKSVYTDNGCTYETVSGNVLYGASYANVASTHVDYRDTLHNNDPTLISGNWWEQGDADGSNKGVVTQGNHLIASASDAPAGVVADAGLEPAYRSVLARRFAPVSVPVAPTRVATAVGASGTLYTAFNPTWADGGSALLGYRVTAADPAGHTAATAFVSAADFAATALVRLTGLTDGVAYTVTVTAVNSHGDSAPSLPSAPLAPKAATVPAAAPTGLKLKAQATAATLDWTPPTVVGDSPVIGYRITVTDPSGSRTVDVAGRDVLVTQPSAHAMFRVLGDLTPGTPYTVGVAAVTGAGTGPAATVTGTTPAA from the coding sequence ATGACCGTGCTCAGAAGAAGACTGTGGCCGATACTCGCCGCCACCGCGGTGGCGATCGGCGGCATCGCCGCCACCGGCCCGGCGGCCGACGCCGCTCCCCCCTCCCAAGACGTCTACGTCGCGCCGTACGGCAACGACCACGCCGCGGGCGACGCGCGCCACCCCGTGCGCACCCTGGCGCGCGCCCAGGACCTCGTCCGGCAGCGGGACCACCACCTGGCCGCGGATCTGACCGTCCATCTGGTCGACGGCACCTACCGGTTGGACCATCCGCTCACGCTCGACTCGCGCGACTCCGGGTCAGGCGGCCACCAGGTGGTCTGGCAGGGCAGCGGCAAGGCCGTGATCAGCGGCGGCAAGCAGGTCACCGGCTGGCACCAGGTCACGGGGCACAGCGGCCTGTGGGCCGCCCCGGCACCCCGCGGGCTCTCCGACACCCGGCAGCTGTACGTCGACGGCGTGCGCGCCACCCGCGCCGCCGGCCAGGTCCCGGTCACCCTCACCAAGACCGCCACCGGCTACACCGCCGCAAGTGACACCCTCGCGAAGTGGCCCGACATCGCCGGCGCCGAGTTCGTCTACACCAGCGGCGAGACGCTGTGGAACATGGTGCGCGACGGCCTCGGCCAGTGGACGCAGCCGCGCTGCGACGTCGCCTCGGCGTCCGGCACGACCGTCACCATGGTCCAGCCGTGCTGGGACAACTCCAACAAGCGGGTGGAGTTCCCGGACATCCCCGGCCGCACCGTCAGCATGGTGGGGCCCGGCGCGCTCACCAACGGCGCCCACGTGACGTACATGGAGAACGCCAGGGAACTCCTGGACACCCCGGGCGAGTGGTACCTCGACCGCGCCGCGCACACCGTCTACTACATGCCGCGCAAGGGCGAGGACCTGCCCCGCGCCGACGTGGAGGCGCCCGCGCTGGAGAAGCTCGTCGACGGGCGGGGCACCGCCGCCGCGCCGCTGCACGACGTGGCCTTCCGCGGCCTGCAGTTCTCCTACGCCACCTGGCTGACCCCCTCCTCCCCGGAGGGCTTCTCCGAGATCCAGGCCGGCTACACCATCTCGGGCCCGACCGGCTACGCCACCGAGGGCCTGTGCGGCTTCCAGGCCGGCGGGCAGTGCCCGTTCGGCGCCTGGACCAAGGAGCCCGGCAACGTGGCGATCGACCACGGCCGCGACCTCGACTTCAGCGACGACGCGTTCGTCCATCTCGGCGCGGCCGGGCTGGAGTTGGGCGACGGCACGCAGCACACCACCGTGCGCGGCAGCGTCTTCACCGACATCTCGGGCAACGGCGTGGAGGTCGGCGGCGTGGACCAGGCGCTGCCCACCGACGACGCCGACGTCACCCGCGACGTCCAGCTGACGGACAACCATCTCTACGCCCTGCCAAGGGAGTTCACCGGCGGTGTGCCCATCGTCAACGGCTACACGCAGCACGACCTGATCTCCCACAACCAGATCGACCACGTCGGCTACTCCGGGATCTCGATGGGCTGGGGCGGCTGGCCGGACAAGATCGGCTCGCCCGCCACGCCCAACGACAGCCACGACAACACCGTCAGCGACAACCTCATCACCGACTACATGCAGGGCCTCGACGACGGCGGCGGCATCTACACCCAGGGCCTGACCGGCAGTTCGATGGCCACCGGCGAGAAGGTCACCGGCAACGTCATCCACACGCAGTTCGGCCTCGGCAAGAGCGTCTACACCGACAACGGCTGCACCTACGAGACCGTGTCGGGGAACGTGCTCTACGGCGCGTCGTACGCCAACGTCGCCAGCACCCACGTGGACTACCGCGACACCCTCCACAACAACGACCCGACCCTCATCTCCGGCAACTGGTGGGAGCAGGGTGACGCCGACGGCAGCAACAAGGGCGTGGTGACGCAGGGCAACCACCTGATCGCCTCGGCGTCCGACGCCCCCGCCGGCGTGGTCGCCGACGCGGGCCTGGAGCCCGCCTACCGCAGCGTCCTCGCACGGCGGTTCGCCCCGGTGTCGGTGCCGGTGGCGCCGACCCGGGTCGCGACGGCCGTCGGTGCGTCCGGCACGCTGTACACCGCCTTCAACCCCACCTGGGCGGACGGCGGTTCGGCGCTGCTGGGGTACCGGGTGACGGCCGCGGACCCCGCCGGGCACACGGCGGCGACCGCCTTCGTCTCCGCCGCCGACTTCGCCGCCACGGCGCTGGTCCGGCTCACCGGCCTCACCGACGGCGTCGCCTACACCGTGACGGTCACGGCGGTGAACTCCCATGGCGACAGCGCGCCTTCGCTGCCCTCGGCGCCGCTGGCCCCGAAGGCCGCCACCGTGCCGGCCGCGGCTCCGACCGGACTCAAGCTGAAGGCCCAGGCCACCGCCGCGACCCTGGACTGGACGCCCCCGACCGTCGTCGGCGACTCCCCCGTCATCGGCTACCGGATCACGGTCACCGACCCCTCGGGCAGCCGCACGGTCGACGTGGCCGGCCGGGACGTGCTGGTCACCCAGCCGTCGGCGCACGCGATGTTCCGCGTGCTCGGCGATCTGACGCCCGGCACGCCGTACACGGTCGGCGTCGCCGCCGTCACCGGCGCGGGCACCGGCCCGGCCGCGACGGTCACCGGCACGACCCCGGCCGCGTAG